From the genome of Adhaeribacter pallidiroseus:
AAAGCACCAGCACCAATATAAATAAAGTTAAGCTCATCATAGGTATCAGAATTTTAAATTTTTAAAAATGAAACTGTTAGTAAAATCAAAAACTAACCGCCACAACAACCAGAAAAAATCTGGTTTGTACCGTAGCGATGTTCTTTTTTACTAGCCTTAATAACGGCCATCTGATTTTTTAAATTTTTAAAATCCTGTAGCATTTTTATGTAATTTCTTATTCTCTATAGAATTAATAGACAAATAAAGGCAAGGTTTTTAATACATCCAAATTTTATCTACAAATTTATTTAATTAGGCAAGTATTCCGGATTACCGAATTGCCATATCAATTTGTCTTATAACCATCCACCAGCTCGGGCCAACCCGAATATCCTTAATCTACCCGGTGAATTTTTATAAGTAGCTATTATCCGGGTTGGGCAGATGCCGGCCTGTTTTTATTCCCCAGCTAGTTAATATAAAATTTAAAAATTATACTGGTTACGTAGCTTCTGGTTATTATTGGAACGTTTTCTTAAGAAGTGGTTGACTCAGCCATCCGGTGCTGATAATCTTTTAGTACGGTAATTAAGAAATCTGCGGGCGATAGGTCATGGGTTACGTGCATCGTTTCCTGCGTTTTTTCGGCTACCCGCTCCAGCAAAGCAAGATTTTGGTGCTGGCGGGCTTTATATAACAACTTACGGATAAGAGCTACATCGGCATCGGTTAGTTCCCGCACTTCCGGAAATACTACTTGATAATCTTCTTCCAGGGGAATATGAAGCAACGGATTCCGTTTAACTCCACGAGTACGGATAACGGTGGTGCCCGCCGCCAAATCACCAAGCCGCTGCCCGCGTCCGGTCACCGCCATAGTAATAATGGCAATAATACCAAAAGAAACTGCCGTATCCACAATCAGAAAAACCCACCGCAGCA
Proteins encoded in this window:
- a CDS encoding RDD family protein gives rise to the protein MNTIRINTSQNVVLEYEPASIGNRILAQLIDYAVYMGWFMIGGLIMSGFSIGYGPVIMIVFYLPLFFYSLLCEIFLNGQTIGKKARDIKVIKLNGRSPSIGDYLLRWVFLIVDTAVSFGIIAIITMAVTGRGQRLGDLAAGTTVIRTRGVKRNPLLHIPLEEDYQVVFPEVRELTDADVALIRKLLYKARQHQNLALLERVAEKTQETMHVTHDLSPADFLITVLKDYQHRMAESTTS